From Plasmodium cynomolgi strain B DNA, chromosome 9, whole genome shotgun sequence:
GAGACATCCTCACTTTCACcatttctctcatttttgagtcattttttcctccccccctctttttttttttttattttgaccCTTTTCACTTTCTCAAGGGGCCTCCAACCTCATGGCTCCATACTACTCCGTGATTAGCTACAGAGAATGGGGAACGGAAAACGAGTGGTCCGTGGTGGCAATCGTTTCAGCAGTCATGGCAATTATTGACTTGAGTTCCAGCTTCTACGGGATATATGTGCTGTGCACAATTATCGATGTGGTTTTTACTAACGTTTCTGGGATGCCTGATTGTAATTGTTACAAAGCtatagtttttttctttgcaaatGCTACCTTAGTTTTCCTCCACTTAGTTGTTGCCATAGTGAGCATCGTTGTGTATTTCGTACTCATGGCGAATATAGATGCACAATTGGAAGACAATCGAAATGttatttgaattttcttttaaaaactcCCTACGTTTTTAGCGTGGTATGTTGTTTTATGCTAATTGGTTGTGTCGCCTCGTTTAATTTTGCACCCCTTCACcggtgctccttttttttttttttccccctttgtggCCCTTTGTGCGATTTTAAGTTTAGCTCAGGATTGAAGTGTGGCTGCGTAtctcctctccccctttatcatttcattttattttattttactatttttattttattttttccaaagttgCGTGTTAAACGTGTACAAATTGGGAAAGGGCAAATAGtttaccactttttttaagaaaagggcacataaaaaaaaaaaaaaaaaattaacaactgGTGAATTAGCCAGTTTGAAGGGGTGTGCACTGACGTTTaattggaagaaaaattgaaagacaTTCGCCGTTTaggttttttcttttcttcatttg
This genomic window contains:
- a CDS encoding hypothetical protein (putative); the encoded protein is MKILNYICGRPLRSGGTAPLIYNPIRKWLIILMILYICLSLLSYGVFLYPKASDLHCSPLIDSLFSFSLSIGASNLMAPYYSVISYREWGTENEWSVVAIVSAVMAIIDLSSSFYGIYVLCTIIDVVFTNVSGMPDCNCYKAIVFFFANATLVFLHLVVAIVSIVVYFVLMANIDAQLEDNRNVI